GGGGCAGCGCCCGATGATGCGGAAGCCGAGCTTCGTCCACAGGGACACAGCGGCCTCGTTGGTGGAGACCACGATGTTAAACTGGATGGCCCGGTAGCCCTCCTCACGACTGTGTTTTAAAGAAAATTCGCCCAGCGCGCGCCCGACACCCTTACCGTGGTGGTCGGGGTGGACCATGTAGGAGCCATTCGAGATGTGCGAGCCGAGCCCCATCTGCACGGGCTTGATGATGCAGGTGCCAACGATCTCACCGTCAATCTCGGCGACAAAGGGCTTGTGCGCGATCCAGTGCGCGCGGAAAAGCTCCGGGCTGGAGTCCTGCGGAAAGACGTAGGTATCGCCACCGGCGACGACGCGGCTGAAAATTTCCCAGATGGCGGGCTCGTCCTCGGGGCGGGCGGGGCGGATGCGGATTTCACTCATGGTTCGTTATGGCAAGAGAGACATCCTCTAACGACGCAAAGTTCCTCCGCTTAAGCGACACTAGCCAGCGTCCCCTAGCCTACGCTCTCGGCACGCCCGATCGGGAACGATCTTTTTACTGGCCGGCCGGGGCCGCCATCAGTTGATCGTAGACATACACAAACAGATCCGTACCGGCGGGGAGCTTCGGCAGGTCGTTATTGCTGTCACCAAACACAGTGACGGGTATTCCCAGCTCACGGCAGCGTTCGGCCATCAACTCCGTGTAGCGGGGATGGTGAACAATATCCTCATAGTCGGCGTGACTGAAAAGGGTCAGCGGGATCGGTCTCCCGTGGAAAAGATCCTCGTACTCGTCAAAGCGGTAGGGCTGAGCGATGGCCAGGCACGCGGCGATGGGCAGGTCCGTGCCGTAGCTGAGATACTCGACGATAAGAGCGCCCGCCGAGCTGCCACACAGGACGATCTGCTCCGGGTCGATATTGTACTCGGCCGCATGCTCGATGAGAAAATCGACGGCCAGCTCAGCCTCCTGCGCGATGGGAACGTAACCCCGGTGGTCCAGATCGGGAATCGTTTCCCCGGTCTCCTGATGGGCGTCTCCGATCACGGGGTACTCGACGCTGACCACGGCGACGCCCCGGTCCATCATCAACGACAGACGTGTCTTCCCGATACCGCCGTTCTTATCACCACGCTTAAATCCGCCTCCATGGAAAAAGATGAAAACCGGCGTCGGCTCGTCGGACTCGGGCAGCCAGATATCGAGGAGCGAGCGCTCGTAGTTATCGCTGTAGCGGACGTCGTAATCGGCGGGAGGAGGAGGGGGCGGAGGAGGAAGGTCCATGATAAAAGCTGGCGGAAGAAGCGCTATCTCAGATCCCGGCACCGGCTTCCTCGACTTCGATAGCCTCGTCGGTCTCGGAGTTGAAGCGCATGGAGACCAGGCGGGTGACTCCGCGCTCCTGCATGGTGACGCCGTAGATCGAGTTAGCGGCAGAGACGGTACGCTTACTGTGCGTGACCACGAGGAACTGCGAGTACTTCGTGAACTGCTTCAGGATGCCGACGAAGCGCCCGATGTTCGCGTCGTCGAGTGGAGCGTCCAGCTCGTCGAGCACGGCAAAGGGGCTGGGCTTGACCATGTAGATCGCGAACAGCAGGCCCACGGCCGTCATGGTGCGCTGGCCCCCGGAGAGCAGCGAAAGCGTCTTCAGCTTCGTACCGGGAGGGCGGGCGGTGATCTCGATCCCGGAGTCGAGGATGTCCTCGGCCTCGATCAGGGCGAGGTCGGCCAGACCGCCACCAAAGAGTTTCTCGAAGGTGAACTTAAAGTTTTTGCGGATCTGCTCGAAGGTCTCGGAGAACATCTGCTGCGAGGTCGTGTTGATCTCGTCGATGGCCTTGAGCAGCTCTTCCTTGGACTTCCAGAGGTCCTCGCTCTGGGAGTTGAGGAAGTCGTAGCGCTCCTTGAGCTCGGCGTACTCCTCGATGGCCACGAGGTTAACCGCGCCCAGCGAGTGGATGCGGTTGCGCAGGTCGCGGATCTCATCCTCCACGCTCGACCAGTCGGTATCGTCCATGGCTGCGAAGTCCTCGGCGGTGGGCTCACCACGCTCGCCCTTGGACTTGGCGACCAAGCCCTCGTCCTCGTCAATGTCGTCGAGTTTGATCCGAGTCTCGAACTTCTCGTCAGCGGACCAGAGTTCCTTCTTCCAGTCGATGTACTGGATGTCGCGCTCGTACTCGGTCATGACCTTGTCGGCCAGGAAATTGGTCTGCGAACGCTCCTCGGCCAGCTTAACCTCGCAGCCGTTGAGGGCGGTTTCCTTTTCGCGCAGCTCGGTGCGCTCGCCACCCAGCTCGTTCTCGTACTCGCGGATGGCGGCCTCAACGGTGTTGAGGGCTTCGCGCTTACCCGCGAGAGTCTCGCTGGTGACGGAAAGGGTCTTCTCGATCTCGGTGGCACGGGCGCGCTGGGTCTCCGAGTTAGTCTCCAACTCCTCAACCTGACTGCGGAGCGTGTCGGCCTCCTGACGGCGGCGCAGCAGACGCTCCTCAAGCTCGCGAGCCTGCGAACGGGCCTCTGTCAGGCCACGGTCCAGCAGCTCCAGACGCTGGCGCTTCTCCGCCAGTTCTAGGCGTACCTCGGCCAGGCCCTCCTGGTGAGCATCGCGCTCAGTACGCATATGCTGGAGTCCGCTCTCGGTGGCTGAAATTTTCTCGCGTTGCTCGTTGAGGGCGGCCTCTGCCCCGTCGAGACTGGCCCGCCCCTCCTCAAGGCGCTTTTCGGCGTCCTCGCGGTTTGCCTCCAACTCCTCCAGCTGCTTCTGCTGGCGGTTGAGGGCGTGCTGGTTCTCGTTGATCGAGCTCTCGACGGCGCGCAGCTCAGCCTTGAGACTGGAGAGCTCCTGGCGCATCTCGTTTTCGCGCTGGCGGTTCTCCTCGACAGCCTGATCGGCCGCGTCCATGTCGGACTGCAGTTGCATCGCCCGCTCGTTGAGCTGAGTCAGCTTTTCGTTGTCCTCGGTAATCTGCGTACGCAGCTGCTTAATGAGCGCCACGCGCTGGATAAAGCTCTGCTCCTGCTGGCCCTTGCGGGGGCCGCCACCGAAGACCAGACCCCGGCGGTCGATCAACTCGCCGGTCTGAGTGGCCACGAGCGTAAAGTTAAAGTCCGGCCGCTCGGCCCAGAAGTCGAGAAACTGCCCCAGGCTCTCGCACAGGTAGCAGCCTTCGAGGAAATTACTGACCAGCTCCTTGGCGGAATCATCGCGGCCACGGGCCACCGTGTGTGCGGGCACGAGCCACTCCGGCAGGCCCTCGTTGGCGGTACCCGAGGCGGGAGCTGCAACCTGCAGGCAGACGCGCCCGAGCTTGCGCTCTTCCAGCGCGGCCATGACCTCGGAAGCGCGGGACTTGTCCCGCAGGACGATGGCGTCAGCAGAGCCGCCCAGCAGGGTTTCAATCCCCCCAGCGTATCCCTCGTTGATGTCGAGCAAGGCCGTCAGCGGGTGAAATTGATCGCGGGCAACGACTTCGTCGAGCTTGCCCTGAAGAATGGCCTTGGCCCCGGCAGAGAAGCCCTCGAAGCGCTTCTGGAGGTCTTCCAGCGTGGTCAGCTTCGCGCTCTGGCGGGCGACCGTGCGGTCCATTTCCTGGATCTCCTTTTGCAGCTCACGGAACTCGCCGCGCAGGCGCTGGACATCCTCCTGAGCCTGGCTGACGGATGCGGCAGCCTCCTCGGCCTGGCGCTCACGCTCCTCCAGGACACGGGCGGTCTCATCACGCCGGGCAGCCAGCACCTCTCCCTGCTCACGGGTCTGGTAGACGCCGTCGCTGAGGTCCCCGTGCTTGACCTGAAAGGTCTTCAAATCCACCTCCAGCGTCGTGCACTGGGAGCGCAGACGGGTGAGCGAGCCCTCCTTGATCAAGAGGTCGCGCTTGAGTTCCTCCAGCGAGTTTTCGGAGTTACGCAGGTTGGCCAGCAGGCCCTGAAAAGCTTCGTTACGCTCGCGAAAGGCCTCGTCGGAGTTGCCCATGAGGTCGAGCGCCATCTGTTTGTCCTGCTCGGTGGAGGCGGCCTTCTCGTCGAGCGAGGAGCGCTGCTGCTCCAGGCCCACCAGCTCGGTCTCGATCTCCTCGATGCGCTTGGAGACATCCCCGATACGCACCTCGGCAAAGTCGGCCTGGTTGGCGGCGTTCTCCATCTGCGAGCGCAGGTCGGAGACGGCCTGCTGGGCCTCCTGCAGGGCGGCAAAGAGTTCGGTGCGCTCGGCACGCTGGGTTTCCAGCCCCAGCTCGGCCTCGGACAGATGGGCAGAAAGGCGGCTGACCTCGGAGCGCAGCTGCTCGGCCTTTTTCTCCACATCGGCGACCGCGCCCTTACGGCGAGCGTACTGGAAGGTGTTCCAGGCCAGGTCGAGGTGCGTCAGGCGGTGCTTGATACGCTGGTAGCGCAGGGCCTTACTGGCCTGGCGCTTGAGGGAGCCGATCTGGCGGCCCACCTCCTCGATCACGTCGGTGACGCGCGAAAGGTTCTGGTCGACCAGCGCGAGCTTGTTCAGAGCCTCCTTGCGCTGGGCCTTGTAGCGGGTGATCCCGGCGGCCTCTTCAAAGATCGTGCGGCGCTCCTGCGGGTTCGAGGAAAGGATCTGGTCGATCTGCCCCTGCATCATAAACGAGTAGCTGGCACGGCCAACCCCGGTGTCCATGAACAGGTTCTGAATGTCCTTCAGGCGGCAGCGCTTGCCATTGATGAAGTAGTCGCCCCCACCCTCACGGTCCACGCGACGGGTGATTTCCACCTCATTAAAGCGCGTCCCCAGCTCGGCCTCACAGTCCGAGAAGATGAGCGACACCTCGCAGGAAGGCAGCGGCTTACGCCGGTCGGTCCCCTGGAAAATCACGTCCAGCATCTTGGTCCCGCGCATGGCCTTGGCGGACTGCTCGCCGAGCACCCAACGGATCGCGTCCACGATGTTGCTCTTGCCGCAGCCGTTAGGCCCGACAATACAGGTCACACCCTTGTCCAGCTGGACGCGCGTGCGGTCGGCAAAGCTTTTAAAGCCGTTGATAACGAGTTCGCGGAGATACATTCAGACTAAAAGTTGGTCTATGTAGGCCCACAGGCACGTTCCCGCAACCCCTTTTTGCGGATGGGCACGGAGGGGGAGAAAGACAGGCCCCTGCCGCAGCCGGGGATTCCCCTCACTATCCGCTCAGGGAGCACCGGGCATGCCAGCTAAAAACACACCTCACTTGAGGTCCTGCTCGGAGGGCTGAGGCGGGGCGGCGTTGAGCAGGCTGTTTTTGAGGGCCTCCGTATCGTCGAGCGAATCCAGATCGGGCCGGGTCCAGCCACCCCCGAGAGCACGGATGAGGTCGAGCTGGCGGGCATAGAGCGCGTTTTCGAGCTCGGCCAGGATGAGGGCGTTGTTGAGGGCGGTGCGCTCGGTGTCCACGACCTCCAAATAGTTGACCAGCCCGTTTTCATAGCGCTGCTGGGCCAGATCGGCGGCCGAGCGAGCGTCCGTGGCGGCATCGCGTTGGGCGGCAATCTGATGGCGCAGGGTCTCCAAGGCAGCCAGCGCGTCCTCGACCTCCCGGAAAGCCGTCAGCACCTGCCCGCGGTAAAACTCCAGCAGCTCGCGGTATTCGGCCTTGGCCTCATCGACCTGGCTGGCAACACGCCCGGCGTTGAAAACCGGCATGCTCACGCTCGGCCCCAACGATCCAAACAGGCTGGAGCGGGTAAACCAGTTCCCCGCGTCGGCGGCGGAAAAGCCCACATCCCCGGTGATCATGATGCGCGGAAAGTACTCGGCCGTACGGGCACCGATACGCTCGCTGGCAGCACGGACGAGGTTCTCGGCCTGGGCGAGGTCCGGGCGGCGCTCCAAGAGCGTGGAGGGCACGGCGCCCGGAGAGGGCGGCAGGTACGGCACCCAGTCAGGATCGGCAGACACAGAAAAATCGCTCGGATAAGCGCCCAGGAGGATGGCCAGGGCGTTTTCGGCCAAGGCCCGGCGGCGACGAAAACCCTCCAGCTCCGAACGCGCGATGGACCACTCCGTACGGGCCTGAAAAAACTCCAGATCATCGGCCAGACCGCTGGAGCGCCGAACCTCCACCAGATCGAGCGACTCCCTGCGCCCCTTCACCGTCCGCTCCAGAAACTCGATGCGCTGGTCGAGCGTACGAATCTCAAAGTACTGCTGCCCGACCATGGTCTGCACGAGGACAACGGCGTAGCCGTAGGCATCGGCCTGCGCCTGCGCTTCAGCCAGCGCGGAAGCACTCAGGCGGCGAACCCGCCCCCAGACATCCAGCTCCCAGGCCAGCCCGAGAGCCGAGGAGAAATTATTGCGCGTGCTGGCATCCCCGTAGGGTTGGGTCTGATTACCCGAGCTGCGCTGGCGCACCGCCTCGGTGAAAAAGTCCACCTGCGGGAAAAGCTCTGAGCGGGCCACACCAACCGAGGCGGCAGCACGGTCCACCCGTGCCAAGGCAGCTCCGATGTCAGGGTTAGCTTCCGTGGCGGTTTCGATCAGGGCTGTCAGCTCCGGGTCATCGTAGGCAGCC
This genomic interval from Ruficoccus sp. ZRK36 contains the following:
- a CDS encoding GNAT family N-acetyltransferase, whose translation is MSEIRIRPARPEDEPAIWEIFSRVVAGGDTYVFPQDSSPELFRAHWIAHKPFVAEIDGEIVGTCIIKPVQMGLGSHISNGSYMVHPDHHGKGVGRALGEFSLKHSREEGYRAIQFNIVVSTNEAAVSLWTKLGFRIIGRCPGAFKHATRGYVDTLVMYQEL
- a CDS encoding alpha/beta hydrolase; the encoded protein is MDLPPPPPPPPADYDVRYSDNYERSLLDIWLPESDEPTPVFIFFHGGGFKRGDKNGGIGKTRLSLMMDRGVAVVSVEYPVIGDAHQETGETIPDLDHRGYVPIAQEAELAVDFLIEHAAEYNIDPEQIVLCGSSAGALIVEYLSYGTDLPIAACLAIAQPYRFDEYEDLFHGRPIPLTLFSHADYEDIVHHPRYTELMAERCRELGIPVTVFGDSNNDLPKLPAGTDLFVYVYDQLMAAPAGQ
- the smc gene encoding chromosome segregation protein SMC; the encoded protein is MYLRELVINGFKSFADRTRVQLDKGVTCIVGPNGCGKSNIVDAIRWVLGEQSAKAMRGTKMLDVIFQGTDRRKPLPSCEVSLIFSDCEAELGTRFNEVEITRRVDREGGGDYFINGKRCRLKDIQNLFMDTGVGRASYSFMMQGQIDQILSSNPQERRTIFEEAAGITRYKAQRKEALNKLALVDQNLSRVTDVIEEVGRQIGSLKRQASKALRYQRIKHRLTHLDLAWNTFQYARRKGAVADVEKKAEQLRSEVSRLSAHLSEAELGLETQRAERTELFAALQEAQQAVSDLRSQMENAANQADFAEVRIGDVSKRIEEIETELVGLEQQRSSLDEKAASTEQDKQMALDLMGNSDEAFRERNEAFQGLLANLRNSENSLEELKRDLLIKEGSLTRLRSQCTTLEVDLKTFQVKHGDLSDGVYQTREQGEVLAARRDETARVLEERERQAEEAAASVSQAQEDVQRLRGEFRELQKEIQEMDRTVARQSAKLTTLEDLQKRFEGFSAGAKAILQGKLDEVVARDQFHPLTALLDINEGYAGGIETLLGGSADAIVLRDKSRASEVMAALEERKLGRVCLQVAAPASGTANEGLPEWLVPAHTVARGRDDSAKELVSNFLEGCYLCESLGQFLDFWAERPDFNFTLVATQTGELIDRRGLVFGGGPRKGQQEQSFIQRVALIKQLRTQITEDNEKLTQLNERAMQLQSDMDAADQAVEENRQRENEMRQELSSLKAELRAVESSINENQHALNRQQKQLEELEANREDAEKRLEEGRASLDGAEAALNEQREKISATESGLQHMRTERDAHQEGLAEVRLELAEKRQRLELLDRGLTEARSQARELEERLLRRRQEADTLRSQVEELETNSETQRARATEIEKTLSVTSETLAGKREALNTVEAAIREYENELGGERTELREKETALNGCEVKLAEERSQTNFLADKVMTEYERDIQYIDWKKELWSADEKFETRIKLDDIDEDEGLVAKSKGERGEPTAEDFAAMDDTDWSSVEDEIRDLRNRIHSLGAVNLVAIEEYAELKERYDFLNSQSEDLWKSKEELLKAIDEINTTSQQMFSETFEQIRKNFKFTFEKLFGGGLADLALIEAEDILDSGIEITARPPGTKLKTLSLLSGGQRTMTAVGLLFAIYMVKPSPFAVLDELDAPLDDANIGRFVGILKQFTKYSQFLVVTHSKRTVSAANSIYGVTMQERGVTRLVSMRFNSETDEAIEVEEAGAGI
- a CDS encoding efflux transporter outer membrane subunit; translation: MTPFPHLKTTVPALVALGVGGCMVGPDYERPDLETPAELRYEDKATQERMSAQWWAAYDDPELTALIETATEANPDIGAALARVDRAAASVGVARSELFPQVDFFTEAVRQRSSGNQTQPYGDASTRNNFSSALGLAWELDVWGRVRRLSASALAEAQAQADAYGYAVVLVQTMVGQQYFEIRTLDQRIEFLERTVKGRRESLDLVEVRRSSGLADDLEFFQARTEWSIARSELEGFRRRRALAENALAILLGAYPSDFSVSADPDWVPYLPPSPGAVPSTLLERRPDLAQAENLVRAASERIGARTAEYFPRIMITGDVGFSAADAGNWFTRSSLFGSLGPSVSMPVFNAGRVASQVDEAKAEYRELLEFYRGQVLTAFREVEDALAALETLRHQIAAQRDAATDARSAADLAQQRYENGLVNYLEVVDTERTALNNALILAELENALYARQLDLIRALGGGWTRPDLDSLDDTEALKNSLLNAAPPQPSEQDLK